The sequence below is a genomic window from Sphingomonas jaspsi DSM 18422.
AGGCGGCCGGCAACGGCACGCCGGTCGACAAGGCGCCCGATCCCGGCCTCGGCTACGACCTCATTCCCGCCGAACGTTACACCAGCCGCGATTACATGCAGCAGGAATGGCAGCATGTTTGGTCGAAGGTCTGGCTGTTGGGCGGGCGGAGCGACGACATACCGGAAACCGGCGATTACATCTGCACCGATATCGGCAAGGAGAGCGTGCTGATCGTCCGTCAGCCCGACGGGTCGGTGAAGGCGTTCCACAACGTCTGCCTGCACCGCGGCAACCGGCTGCGGCCCGAAGGCATCGGCAAGGGCGCGGAAAATTTCCGCTGCATGTACCACCATTGGGCCTACGATCTCGAGGGCAAGATCGAGCATATCCCCGACCTGTCGAGCTTCCCCCAAGGCTGCCCGCCGGGCGCGCGGATCCAGCCGCTGCCTGCGGGCGAATGGGGCAGCTTCGTCTGGTTCTCGCTCAATCCGGATGTCGAGCCGCTGCAGGATTATCTCGACCCGCTGCCGCGCCACCTCGACCCCTATCATTTCGAGCGGATGCGCTGGGTGCGCGACATCACGGTCGAATGGAATTGCAACTGGAAGGCCAGCGTCGACGCCTTCAACGAAAGCTATCACGTCCAGGGCATCCATCCGCAGCTGATGTGGTACCTCGACGACGTCAACCTGCAGATCGACTGCTACGACCGGCACAACCGCTACCTCATCCCTTTCGGGACGATCAGCCCGCGAAAGGCGCTGCCCAGCCAGATCCCGCCGCCGATCATGTACATGATGGAAAAGGCCGGCATGGACCCCGCCGACTGGGAAGGCCCGATGACCGGCATCCGCAAGGCGATCCAGAAACAGATGCGGAAAGGCGCGAAGAAGAAGGGCCGCGACTATTCGGAGCTGAACGACGACCAGCTGACCGACGATTATCACTATATGATCTTCCCCAACGTGACGCTGAACACGCACGCGGACGATTTGATGCTGTTCCGCCAACGGCCGCACCCCGACGATCCTGACAAGATGTTTTACGACATATGGATGTTCGAGCTGCCCGATGCCGAAAAGGACGATCCGGAGCGCGAGCATCGCCGTCCCAAGCACCAGTTCTTCAAGCATGGCGACAAGTCGATCGGCCTCGTCCTCGACCAGGACGCGTTCAACCTGCCCAACGTCCAGAAGGGCATGCATTCGAGCGGCTTTCCCGGCCTGTGGCTGGGCGACCAGGAATTGCGCATCCGCCACTTTCACAAGGTCATTGACGATTATTTTGCGAAAGGGGGAGCGGCATGAGCCAGCTCGGCCGTGAGGCGCTGCTCGACGCGTACGAAAAGATGGCGACCATCCGCGCCTTCGAGGAGCGGCTGCACGAGGAGATAAAGACCGGCGAAATCCCGGGCTTCACCCATCTTTATTGCGGGCAGGAGGCGGCCGCGGTCGGCGTCTGCGCGCATCTCGACGATGACGACTATATCGTCTCGACGCACCGCGGCCACGGCCATTGCATCGCCAAGGGATGCGACGTCGTCGGCATGATGAAGGAAATTTACGGCCGCGCCGATGGCCTGTGCAAAGGCAAGGGCGGGTCGATGCACATCGCCGACGTGTCGGTCGGCATGCTGGGCGCCAACGGCATCGTCGGGGCGGGCGCGCCGCTCGCGGTGGGCGCGGCGATCAGCGCCAAGATTGACGGCCGTGGCAAGGTGTCGGTTGCCTTCTCCGGCGACGGCGCCTGCAACCAGGGCACGACGTTCGAAGCGATGAACATGGCGGTGGTGACCAGGGCGCCCGCCATCTTCGTGTTCGAGAACAACCATTATTCCGAGCATACCGGGGTCGATTATGCGGTCGGGACCGCGGGCGATATCGCCAGCCGCGCCGAGGCGTTCGGGATGAAGGTCTGGCGTGCCGACGGCTGCGACTTCT
It includes:
- a CDS encoding thiamine pyrophosphate-dependent dehydrogenase E1 component subunit alpha, which translates into the protein MSQLGREALLDAYEKMATIRAFEERLHEEIKTGEIPGFTHLYCGQEAAAVGVCAHLDDDDYIVSTHRGHGHCIAKGCDVVGMMKEIYGRADGLCKGKGGSMHIADVSVGMLGANGIVGAGAPLAVGAAISAKIDGRGKVSVAFSGDGACNQGTTFEAMNMAVVTRAPAIFVFENNHYSEHTGVDYAVGTAGDIASRAEAFGMKVWRADGCDFFATYDAMRDLLDHVRGGGGPAAIELDTERFYGHFEGDPQRYRGKGELDRIREQRDCLKAFRKTAGERGLLDAADLDAIDAKVAALIDRAVTEARAAPPPNPDDVHADVYVSY
- a CDS encoding aromatic ring-hydroxylating oxygenase subunit alpha, which gives rise to MDIKRQVRIERVSPKAAGNGTPVDKAPDPGLGYDLIPAERYTSRDYMQQEWQHVWSKVWLLGGRSDDIPETGDYICTDIGKESVLIVRQPDGSVKAFHNVCLHRGNRLRPEGIGKGAENFRCMYHHWAYDLEGKIEHIPDLSSFPQGCPPGARIQPLPAGEWGSFVWFSLNPDVEPLQDYLDPLPRHLDPYHFERMRWVRDITVEWNCNWKASVDAFNESYHVQGIHPQLMWYLDDVNLQIDCYDRHNRYLIPFGTISPRKALPSQIPPPIMYMMEKAGMDPADWEGPMTGIRKAIQKQMRKGAKKKGRDYSELNDDQLTDDYHYMIFPNVTLNTHADDLMLFRQRPHPDDPDKMFYDIWMFELPDAEKDDPEREHRRPKHQFFKHGDKSIGLVLDQDAFNLPNVQKGMHSSGFPGLWLGDQELRIRHFHKVIDDYFAKGGAA